Proteins found in one Sphingomonas sp. SORGH_AS_0879 genomic segment:
- a CDS encoding tyrosine-type recombinase/integrase, with amino-acid sequence MNTGIFTKYGNRKYLTASEVEHFISATRKYSIEVRAFCLVMAFTGCRISEALSLTTDSIDFVSEQVVIRCLKKRGRTIFRAIPLPSNVIKILKRWFDQRPANKPTCYGHGVE; translated from the coding sequence ATGAACACTGGCATTTTTACCAAATATGGTAACAGAAAATATCTCACCGCCAGTGAGGTCGAACATTTCATCAGCGCGACCCGAAAATACTCGATAGAGGTTCGGGCATTTTGCCTTGTCATGGCTTTTACCGGTTGTCGTATATCGGAAGCCCTATCGTTAACGACTGACAGTATCGACTTCGTATCGGAACAGGTGGTGATCCGGTGCCTGAAGAAGCGGGGCAGGACGATATTTCGCGCAATACCTCTCCCCTCCAATGTTATAAAGATATTGAAACGATGGTTCGATCAGCGCCCCGCGAACAAACCGACCTGCTATGGCCATGGTGTCGAATGA
- a CDS encoding APC family permease: MTLGEREEGVMDGGAKRDGPAGLPLGPLKRLDVPFMILAALISLDMVGQISTFGGQTFTMLIVMAVLWMVPYGLITAELGSAFPGEGGLYIWVKLAFGRLPACLATMLYWSINPIWIGGSLAFLSVEAWNGYIHPVTPGSLGDLGFKTIFVLVTFIITVLPLERSIILFRIGACLKLVLTAAFISSTLIYGALSGFRGAGVNAMTPTMMGFLGLAPLLVFSLSGFEVPSQAGGGLRNPQRDIPRGVGLSGVIGVLAYALPMLSLFLVLPPASITGISGFMSAVAMVLGVYGRFAPILLGGAVIAFIACLMITGAAWATAANRTLAVAAADGAFFSAFGKVERRTGVPLRVSGLGTVVALLFMAAGTIFSQGDSEATFKVVLSIATSTFLLTLLFVFPAAVRLRLRYPRVARPYAVPGGLAGMGVAAALAMFWAILGSWSAILPGSLEYILGFQYAFEENWGVSRLRFEVFTLGTLALLIVIALLGYMNNMRISLLGGRRSSVTI; the protein is encoded by the coding sequence ATGACGCTTGGGGAGCGTGAGGAAGGGGTGATGGACGGCGGAGCGAAGCGGGATGGCCCGGCAGGGCTGCCGCTCGGTCCGCTGAAGCGGTTGGATGTGCCGTTCATGATCCTGGCTGCGCTGATCAGCCTGGACATGGTCGGCCAGATTTCGACCTTCGGAGGACAGACCTTTACGATGCTGATCGTGATGGCCGTTCTCTGGATGGTACCTTATGGTCTTATCACGGCGGAACTGGGGAGCGCATTTCCCGGCGAGGGTGGCCTGTACATCTGGGTGAAACTGGCATTCGGCCGGCTGCCGGCCTGTCTGGCTACGATGCTATATTGGTCGATCAACCCGATCTGGATTGGCGGGTCCCTCGCGTTTCTCAGCGTGGAGGCATGGAACGGCTATATTCATCCCGTCACCCCCGGATCGTTGGGAGATCTGGGGTTCAAGACGATATTCGTGCTGGTGACCTTTATCATCACGGTGCTCCCGCTGGAGCGGTCGATCATACTATTCAGGATCGGCGCATGCCTTAAGCTTGTGCTGACGGCCGCGTTCATTTCATCCACGTTGATCTATGGTGCGCTGTCGGGTTTCCGTGGTGCCGGGGTTAACGCGATGACGCCGACGATGATGGGCTTTCTCGGGCTCGCGCCGTTGCTGGTCTTCTCCTTGTCGGGCTTCGAGGTGCCAAGCCAGGCAGGCGGCGGCCTGCGCAATCCGCAACGTGACATTCCCCGCGGGGTGGGGCTGAGCGGCGTCATCGGTGTGCTCGCCTATGCGCTGCCGATGCTGTCGCTCTTTCTGGTGCTTCCCCCGGCTTCCATCACCGGCATCTCGGGGTTCATGTCCGCCGTGGCGATGGTCCTGGGTGTTTATGGGCGGTTCGCGCCGATCCTGCTCGGTGGGGCGGTGATCGCATTCATCGCGTGTCTGATGATCACGGGAGCGGCATGGGCTACCGCAGCCAACCGGACCCTCGCCGTGGCGGCCGCAGATGGTGCCTTCTTCTCCGCTTTCGGAAAGGTCGAGCGACGCACCGGGGTGCCGCTTCGCGTGAGTGGCTTGGGCACTGTCGTCGCGCTGCTCTTCATGGCCGCAGGGACGATCTTCTCCCAGGGGGATAGCGAAGCGACGTTCAAGGTCGTCCTGTCGATCGCGACATCCACCTTCTTGCTGACGTTGCTGTTCGTTTTTCCGGCCGCCGTCAGGTTGCGCTTGCGCTACCCTCGGGTAGCGCGGCCCTACGCCGTACCAGGGGGCCTTGCAGGTATGGGCGTTGCAGCGGCGCTGGCGATGTTCTGGGCGATACTGGGGTCCTGGAGCGCCATACTTCCCGGTTCGCTGGAGTATATCCTGGGCTTTCAATATGCCTTTGAAGAAAACTGGGGCGTTTCACGGCTTCGTTTCGAGGTCTTTACCTTGGGAACATTGGCTCTGCTCATCGTGATCGCTCTGCTTGGCTATATGAACAATATGCGCATCTCGCTTTTGGGCGGGCGTCGTTCGAGCGTGACGATTTGA
- a CDS encoding TonB-dependent siderophore receptor: MGTDPAVAQVAVVSVHEEEEGPSEEIVVTAGRRSQTVLDVPYNITALSADTLSRTGASSVNDVIRLVPGLVQNDQGPALYGSGNNVVMRGLNAQSQSRIGTGGTTQTVSPVLTYFGNVPVFFALTMNDIERVEVLRGPQGTLYGSGSVGGTLRFIPKKPQSGQFLAEARSGFGWSERAGSPNYDLGAVFNLPISGAITLRAVGGYQRLAGFIDAVGLVATDTQDPFGIPSRRVASDIASGFVLAPREDTNSSANWFARGTLRWEASEAAIVDLTYHHERTAVDDAQSVNRFWQGQTVDYSVADFPGSRGRNRDTTTPAGGLYPNGATFLPDGGKYRSTSFIRQYNDRDVDLVSLDASMDLGFATVTSTTTYADNQVDFLTNNTDLYLNVSNPAGGYPLASFYNYYPRLMAPTLNERRNRVFTEELRLASEGSNIIDYVAGVYYSKDRQRDIVHQSNPGILAFSNATTRFHANPEAGDLNWHADRRITFEDKAVFGEVTAHLTPKWQVTGGTRVFWQRFANSYRQEYPICGLYCGDGFSPGQQRGGSFVSRTRSFHRAIKKLNTSYEPSPSIRVYATYSEGFRRGGANTVANSGNFASLPAYQSFEPDFARNYEIGFKGSVRRRVDFTLALFQIDWSAFQFEALTPSAIPAVFNGSEARSRGGEIEWTARVSDALTLSAGYAYTDARLTRSFEIIDLPQYGGRPIVAIRGAAGARLPATPRHSLSGFIDYRTSLRDSGWTIGANLNASYRSSIVAALPSASSFFYSIPGYGLVGSRFTLDKGEAWGVDLTVQNLTNSLARSSGPPAQYTGPFSFANIARPRTITLGAHWRL; the protein is encoded by the coding sequence TTGGGAACCGACCCTGCGGTGGCGCAAGTCGCGGTCGTTTCGGTGCACGAGGAAGAGGAGGGGCCATCCGAAGAGATTGTCGTCACGGCGGGGCGGCGGTCGCAAACTGTTCTCGATGTACCGTACAACATCACCGCATTGAGCGCAGACACATTGTCGAGGACGGGTGCGTCTTCCGTCAACGACGTCATCCGGCTCGTTCCCGGACTGGTCCAGAACGATCAGGGGCCAGCGCTATACGGCAGCGGCAACAACGTCGTCATGCGGGGTCTGAATGCCCAGTCCCAGAGCCGGATCGGCACGGGCGGGACGACGCAGACCGTGTCGCCTGTGTTGACCTATTTCGGCAATGTTCCTGTCTTCTTCGCACTCACGATGAACGACATCGAGCGCGTCGAGGTGCTGCGTGGCCCGCAGGGTACGCTCTACGGTTCCGGCTCGGTCGGCGGCACATTGCGATTCATCCCGAAGAAGCCGCAATCTGGGCAATTTCTCGCCGAGGCGCGTTCGGGCTTCGGCTGGAGCGAGCGTGCGGGTTCGCCCAATTACGACCTCGGCGCCGTTTTCAATCTTCCGATTTCGGGCGCCATCACGCTTCGTGCCGTCGGGGGATACCAGCGCTTGGCGGGCTTCATCGATGCCGTGGGACTGGTCGCGACGGACACCCAAGATCCCTTCGGCATTCCAAGCCGCCGTGTCGCGTCGGATATCGCCAGCGGTTTCGTGCTCGCCCCCCGCGAAGATACCAACAGCTCCGCCAACTGGTTCGCGCGCGGCACGTTGCGCTGGGAGGCGAGCGAGGCCGCCATCGTCGATCTGACCTATCATCATGAACGGACGGCGGTCGACGATGCGCAGTCTGTCAACAGGTTCTGGCAGGGGCAGACGGTCGATTACAGCGTCGCCGACTTTCCCGGTTCCAGAGGGCGAAACCGCGATACGACCACTCCAGCGGGCGGGCTTTATCCCAATGGAGCGACGTTCCTGCCGGATGGAGGAAAGTATCGCAGCACGAGCTTCATCAGGCAATATAATGATCGTGATGTCGATCTCGTCAGCCTCGATGCCAGCATGGATCTTGGCTTCGCGACGGTCACGTCGACCACGACCTATGCCGACAACCAAGTGGATTTCCTGACCAATAATACGGATCTTTATCTGAACGTCTCGAACCCGGCTGGCGGCTATCCGCTGGCCTCATTCTACAATTATTATCCCCGGCTGATGGCCCCAACCCTTAACGAACGCCGCAATCGGGTCTTCACCGAGGAGCTTCGATTGGCTTCCGAAGGTTCGAACATCATCGATTATGTGGCCGGGGTCTATTATTCCAAGGACCGACAGCGGGACATCGTCCATCAGTCCAACCCGGGAATCTTGGCATTTTCCAATGCCACGACCCGCTTCCATGCGAACCCCGAAGCCGGTGACCTGAACTGGCATGCGGACCGGCGGATCACGTTTGAGGACAAGGCGGTTTTTGGCGAGGTTACCGCGCATCTTACGCCCAAATGGCAGGTCACGGGCGGTACGCGCGTATTCTGGCAGCGCTTCGCCAACAGCTATCGCCAGGAATACCCCATATGCGGGCTATATTGCGGGGATGGCTTTTCACCTGGCCAGCAACGGGGCGGCAGCTTCGTCTCTCGGACGCGGTCCTTTCACCGCGCGATCAAGAAGCTCAACACATCCTATGAACCGAGCCCTAGCATAAGGGTGTACGCGACCTATTCGGAGGGCTTCCGGCGCGGGGGAGCCAATACGGTGGCGAATAGCGGCAATTTCGCGTCGTTACCGGCCTACCAGTCGTTCGAGCCCGATTTCGCCAGGAATTACGAGATCGGATTCAAGGGTTCGGTGCGGCGTCGTGTTGATTTCACACTGGCTCTTTTCCAGATCGATTGGTCCGCTTTCCAATTCGAGGCGCTGACGCCCTCGGCGATTCCCGCGGTCTTCAATGGTAGTGAGGCGCGCAGTCGCGGGGGCGAGATCGAATGGACGGCGCGGGTGAGCGACGCGCTCACCTTATCGGCTGGCTATGCCTATACGGATGCGCGGCTCACGCGGTCTTTCGAGATCATCGACCTGCCGCAATATGGCGGCAGGCCGATCGTCGCCATCCGTGGTGCTGCGGGTGCGCGACTCCCGGCGACGCCCCGGCATTCGTTGAGCGGTTTCATCGATTATCGAACCAGCCTGCGAGACAGCGGTTGGACGATCGGCGCCAATCTCAATGCGTCCTATCGCAGTTCCATCGTCGCCGCGCTCCCCAGCGCTTCGAGCTTCTTCTATTCGATACCCGGCTATGGCCTGGTGGGGAGCCGGTTCACGCTGGACAAGGGCGAGGCGTGGGGCGTCGATCTGACGGTTCAGAACCTGACGAACAGCCTGGCGCGATCGAGCGGCCCGCCCGCCCAATATACCGGACCGTTCAGCTTCGCGAATATCGCCCGCCCAAGGACGATCACGCTCGGCGCGCATTGGCGGCTATAG
- a CDS encoding amidohydrolase — protein sequence MRRFFTKLRPGGWASFGRHAATTSSRRQKGRGDRMRAISERAVRWLLLFLAAWSAGPAPAEPVGLADTVYLNGRIHTVDADNSVVQALAVRGGRIVFVGSNADARRLIGHGTVVEDLRGRTVLPGLVDAHMHPLGGGAILRQCYLNYEALAVAELKRRIQQCLDTSKGTRAHRWLIASAWYQGGTLTGGRAFDRALLDELRTDRPIVVRSSFAHSVVVNSKALALAGITRATPDPAGGRIGRDASGELTGLLEDAAQRLVEDLIPPPSATEDAESARAALRVMAAQGITGFLDALASERTIGAFAAVERASGLTARANFAVFINPSKAAADEAKVVEDAVALAHRFDQPASGPEPQVAVRNAKIMLDGISTAPENTGALLEPYRVNHGTLARPDWRPGTDRGPDPLYVPAPLLRRLVVSLARHGLEPHIHAVGDRSVREALDSFAGVRAAFPDRDIRLSIAHADLVDPTDFARFAQLDVQPTLSFQWAKPAPEYERSRGSLGERRSALLEPAGLLKAKGARISYGSDWPVDRLNPWFALQVALTRQADRSSIPYLPGRLGIDPGLSILEAIRAMTIDAAHQLHQDHLTGSLEVGKLADLIVLDRDVFGTAPTEIAKVAVLRTIVGGKTVYRLR from the coding sequence GTGCGGCGGTTCTTCACAAAGCTTCGTCCCGGCGGCTGGGCGTCGTTCGGCCGACATGCGGCAACGACATCGTCGCGTCGCCAGAAGGGGAGGGGTGACCGGATGCGGGCGATATCGGAGCGGGCCGTGCGCTGGTTGCTATTGTTTCTGGCGGCTTGGTCGGCCGGTCCCGCGCCAGCCGAGCCAGTCGGTTTGGCGGACACCGTCTATCTAAATGGGCGGATTCATACGGTCGATGCGGACAACAGCGTCGTGCAAGCACTGGCTGTCAGAGGCGGGCGAATCGTCTTCGTTGGGAGTAACGCAGACGCAAGACGGCTGATCGGACATGGGACGGTCGTCGAGGACCTCCGGGGGCGTACCGTGCTGCCGGGTCTGGTGGACGCCCATATGCACCCTTTGGGCGGCGGCGCCATCTTGCGGCAATGCTACCTCAATTATGAAGCGCTCGCCGTCGCGGAGTTGAAGCGCCGCATTCAGCAGTGTCTCGACACAAGCAAGGGCACCAGAGCGCATCGGTGGTTGATCGCTTCGGCATGGTATCAGGGTGGAACCCTCACTGGCGGTCGTGCCTTTGACCGCGCGCTCCTCGACGAACTGCGGACGGACCGGCCGATCGTGGTTCGCTCGTCGTTCGCGCACAGTGTCGTCGTGAACAGCAAGGCCTTGGCGCTGGCGGGCATTACGCGAGCAACGCCGGACCCTGCGGGGGGCAGGATCGGCCGGGACGCTTCGGGGGAGTTGACCGGCCTGCTGGAGGACGCCGCGCAACGACTGGTCGAGGATCTGATACCGCCGCCCTCTGCGACCGAGGATGCGGAGTCGGCGCGGGCGGCCCTGCGCGTCATGGCCGCGCAGGGGATTACCGGCTTTCTGGATGCGCTCGCCAGTGAGCGGACCATCGGGGCATTCGCCGCCGTCGAGCGGGCAAGCGGACTGACCGCTCGGGCGAATTTCGCGGTCTTCATCAACCCATCGAAGGCGGCTGCGGACGAAGCGAAGGTCGTAGAGGATGCGGTGGCGCTCGCGCATCGGTTCGATCAGCCAGCCTCCGGGCCAGAACCGCAAGTGGCCGTCAGAAACGCCAAGATCATGTTGGACGGCATCAGCACCGCGCCCGAAAATACCGGCGCTCTGCTGGAGCCTTACCGCGTCAATCACGGAACGCTCGCGCGACCCGATTGGCGACCGGGTACGGACCGCGGACCCGATCCCCTGTACGTGCCGGCGCCGCTCCTGCGCCGATTGGTGGTCAGTCTGGCAAGGCATGGCCTGGAGCCGCACATCCACGCCGTCGGCGATCGTTCCGTGCGGGAGGCTCTGGACAGTTTCGCGGGTGTGCGGGCTGCATTTCCGGACAGGGACATCCGGCTGTCGATCGCGCATGCCGATCTGGTCGACCCGACGGATTTCGCGCGGTTCGCGCAACTCGACGTTCAGCCCACGCTTTCCTTCCAATGGGCGAAGCCCGCCCCGGAATATGAGCGTTCGCGCGGGTCGCTGGGCGAACGACGATCCGCGTTGCTCGAACCTGCCGGCTTGTTGAAGGCCAAGGGGGCCAGGATCAGCTATGGCAGCGACTGGCCCGTCGACCGTCTGAATCCCTGGTTTGCCTTGCAGGTTGCGTTGACCCGACAGGCGGATCGATCTTCGATACCGTATCTTCCCGGACGCCTTGGCATAGATCCGGGCTTATCGATCCTGGAGGCGATACGTGCGATGACCATCGACGCGGCTCATCAACTCCATCAGGACCATCTGACGGGCTCGCTCGAAGTCGGCAAACTGGCCGATCTGATCGTTCTGGATCGCGATGTGTTCGGCACTGCGCCTACGGAGATCGCAAAGGTCGCCGTCCTTCGGACCATTGTCGGCGGTAAGACGGTCTATCGGCTCCGATAA
- a CDS encoding FAD-dependent oxidoreductase produces the protein MGEEWRKGWHPETIRPRTTDKPVLIVGAGPAGMEAAQALGKRGYDVMLAEAGKELGGRVTLEARMPGLAAWRRVRDHRELQIRKLPNVEVFFDSRLDADHILALGIPRIVMATGSTWRRDGVGHVHTRLIAIDEAMEVLSATDMLAGRLPAGKRVLVWDDDHYYMGGVVAERLADEGYETIYVTPASEASTWTRNTLEQHFIQKRMLEKGIAIRTFLALERIETGRAVLKCVFTGRETLIEVDAVVLVTARLPEDGLAFDLKAREIEWADAGIEAVTVIGDALAPATIAHATYAGRRFAEELDAPPVAEDTIPFRREITELMGVSGAG, from the coding sequence ATGGGTGAGGAATGGCGCAAGGGCTGGCACCCCGAGACGATCCGGCCGAGGACCACGGACAAGCCCGTGCTGATCGTCGGCGCGGGACCTGCGGGCATGGAGGCGGCGCAGGCTCTGGGAAAGCGCGGCTATGACGTCATGCTGGCCGAGGCGGGCAAGGAGCTTGGGGGGCGCGTGACCCTCGAGGCGCGCATGCCGGGCCTTGCGGCGTGGCGCCGGGTACGGGACCATCGGGAGCTCCAGATCCGCAAATTGCCGAACGTCGAGGTCTTTTTCGACAGCCGGTTGGATGCCGACCATATTCTGGCGCTCGGCATTCCCCGGATCGTGATGGCAACCGGCTCGACGTGGCGGCGCGATGGCGTGGGCCATGTTCATACCCGGCTGATCGCGATCGACGAGGCGATGGAGGTCCTGTCCGCGACCGACATGCTGGCAGGGCGGTTGCCGGCGGGCAAGCGCGTGCTCGTCTGGGACGACGACCATTATTATATGGGCGGCGTCGTCGCCGAGCGGCTGGCCGATGAGGGCTACGAGACGATCTACGTCACGCCCGCCTCGGAGGCGTCCACCTGGACGCGCAACACGCTGGAGCAGCATTTCATTCAAAAGCGGATGCTGGAGAAGGGGATCGCCATCCGCACCTTCCTAGCGCTCGAGCGCATCGAGACGGGGCGTGCCGTCCTGAAATGCGTGTTTACCGGGCGTGAGACCCTGATCGAGGTGGATGCCGTCGTCCTGGTGACGGCGCGTCTGCCTGAGGATGGATTGGCATTCGACCTGAAAGCTCGCGAGATCGAATGGGCGGATGCCGGGATCGAGGCGGTGACGGTGATCGGCGACGCTCTGGCACCCGCGACGATCGCCCATGCGACCTATGCGGGCCGCCGTTTCGCCGAGGAACTGGATGCGCCACCGGTCGCTGAAGACACTATCCCGTTTCGGCGTGAGATCACCGAACTGATGGGGGTATCGGGTGCGGGCTGA
- a CDS encoding tyrosine-type recombinase/integrase, which yields MDAAGISGGHATPKGLRHGFGVKAIQSGVPLTLVQRWLGHADIKTTAIYTSAMGPEERQLAARMWGKHTRVRRGGKQAGACLEPA from the coding sequence ATGGATGCTGCCGGGATCAGCGGGGGTCATGCGACCCCGAAGGGATTGCGCCATGGCTTCGGCGTCAAGGCGATACAGTCCGGCGTCCCGTTAACTCTTGTCCAGCGTTGGCTAGGGCATGCCGATATTAAGACGACGGCAATCTACACCAGTGCGATGGGCCCCGAAGAGCGCCAGCTCGCGGCGCGAATGTGGGGCAAACATACTCGCGTCCGGAGAGGTGGTAAGCAAGCTGGAGCATGTCTTGAGCCCGCATAA